The proteins below are encoded in one region of Betaproteobacteria bacterium:
- a CDS encoding energy transducer TonB: MMTLDKQGYFLPPAVDRKFWAILGFSLLLHATLFALVSWQRSQSPVSLPPILASIRLINVSASEPVAAAAPTPAPAAVPQKARQNPPRAERPLAPRVIQTAGPANVPATMPSPTATVASEAAVAPAAIHPAPVAEVVRPAAPVAAQRPQSELLDIYRQRLGDLLARQHEYPRVAAMRGWEGEVRLRLKVARKGNLLGVVLDRSSGFDVLDQHAMAMLETLASLPPLPEALDSNEIQVVVPINYKLKKTT; this comes from the coding sequence ATGATGACGCTCGACAAGCAAGGGTATTTCCTGCCTCCCGCGGTCGACCGGAAATTCTGGGCAATTCTGGGATTTTCGCTACTGCTCCACGCGACGCTGTTTGCCCTCGTGTCGTGGCAGCGCAGCCAGTCGCCAGTGAGCTTGCCACCCATTCTTGCTTCGATCCGCCTGATCAATGTCTCCGCATCCGAACCCGTTGCTGCCGCAGCCCCAACACCGGCGCCGGCAGCCGTTCCCCAGAAGGCCCGGCAGAACCCTCCACGTGCGGAACGCCCCTTGGCGCCACGCGTAATTCAGACTGCCGGGCCAGCCAATGTGCCGGCTACCATGCCCTCGCCGACCGCGACCGTGGCGAGTGAAGCAGCCGTGGCGCCTGCCGCCATCCACCCGGCGCCGGTTGCTGAAGTAGTGCGTCCGGCTGCACCTGTCGCAGCGCAGCGCCCGCAAAGCGAGTTGCTCGACATCTATCGGCAGCGCCTTGGCGACCTGCTCGCCCGTCAGCATGAATACCCGCGTGTTGCCGCCATGCGCGGTTGGGAAGGCGAAGTCCGCCTGCGCCTGAAAGTCGCCCGCAAGGGCAACCTGCTCGGCGTCGTGCTCGACCGCTCAAGCGGCTTCGATGTCCTCGACCAGCACGCTATGGCCATGCTCGAAACACTGGCCAGTCTGCCACCGCTGCCTGAGGCGCTCGATAGCAACGAAATTCAAGTCGTCGTACCCATCAACTACAAACTCAAAAAAACAACATGA